From the genome of Cryptococcus neoformans var. neoformans B-3501A chromosome 1, whole genome shotgun sequence, one region includes:
- a CDS encoding hypothetical protein (Similar to gi|46101559|gb|EAK86792.1| hypothetical protein UM05847.1 [Ustilago maydis 521], FASTA scores: opt: 1416, E(): 8.1e-78, (52.074% identity (77.189% similar) in 434 aa overlap (10-432:4-430)); HMMPfam hit to SAICAR_synt, SAICAR synthetase, score: 385.9, E(): 4.9e-113; HMMPfam hit to tRNA-synt_1b, tRNA synthetases class I (W and Y), score: 182.0, E(): 1.2e-51), whose protein sequence is MAAPSETTIQLSPEAEAQYERITRNLQEVTSGDVIRKVLSEGKVVKAYWGTAPTGRPHIAYCVPLLKIADFLTAGVNVKVLLAGELILHAFLDASKSTLETVQYRVKYYSKLLITVFTVLGVPTDKLEFITGSSYQLKPDYTLDVYRFHALTSTREAEHAGADVVKESESPLMSSLLYPGLQALDEQYLDVDFQFGGVDQRKIFMYAATFLPKLGYSKRAHLMNAMVPGLSGGKMSASDPKSKIDFLDTAADIKSKIKAALCPPGEVENNGVIAFIKTVLIPIQALRIEQAERRGEKAPVGEGSFVKPGAPEGTIFSISRPEKFGGDIHFKSYEELEKAYVAGDIHPGDLKTGVQEALIQFLGPIRKSFDEDKEWQEVERTAYPSSSVAPTAEEPKKAKKKDVRSKPPTEEERAALRAAKEKEKAAKAAAKAVNEGTAPPVPPIEDITASQLAQSSKDAVQITTSNATSSCVTSTNLSKLKLLAKGKVRDIYALPGKEDEDKLLFVATDRMSAFDVIMNNGIPSKGITLTTLSLFWFDKLKNIIPNHVLHPSPSACFSTPAQAWEQFPRSLDEYRDQLEGRSMIVKKCEVVKIEAIVRGYITGSAWSEYKKSQTIHGIQMPAGLVESQKLPKALFTPSTKADQGEHDENIHPDKVKDICGPELAAKIEKAAIQLYTEAAAYALERGVILADTKFEFGLLPDPSSPNKTTLILIDEVLTPDSSRYWAAADYVVGQPQPSFDKQYLRDWLIKEGLRGKEDVTLPEHVVSETRSKYEEARDRVMGLGEFGKHGQKGKIAGDEVALQTDQAAGAIEEEARKQL, encoded by the exons GCTTACTGGGGCACTGCTCCTACTGGCAGGC CCCACATCGCCTATTGCGTCCCGTTGCTCAAGATCGCCGACTTTTTGACAGCCGGTGTCAATGTCAAGGTTTTGCTTGCTGGTGAGTTGATT CTCCACGCTTTCCTCGACGCCTCTAAATCTACACTCGAAACCGTCCAGTACCGAGTCAAGTACTACTCAAAGCTTCTCATAACCGTCTTCACTGTCCTCGGTGTGCCTACCGACAAGCTTGAATTCATCACGGGTTCCAGCTACCAGCTTAAGCCTGACTATACTCTCGACGTCTATCGATTCCACGCCTTGACTTCCACCAGAGAAGCCGAGCACGCCGGTGCCGATGTTGTCAAGGAGTCAGAGTCCCCTCTTATGAGCAGCTTGCTCTACCCTGGTCTTCAGGCTTTGGACGAACAGTACCTGGATGTTGATTTCCAGTTCGGTGGTGTAGACCAGCGAAAGATCTTCATGTATGCCGCTACTTTCCTTCCCAAGTTAGGCTACTCCAAGCGTGCCCACCTCATGAACGCCATGGTTCCTGGATTGTCCGGTGGAAAGATGTCTGCTTCCGACCCAAAATCCAAGATCGACTTCCTCGACACTGCTGCCGACATAAAAAGCAAGATCAAGGCTGCTCTCTGTCCCCCtggagaggttgagaaCAATGGTGTCATCGCATTTATCAAGACTGTGCTCATTCCCATCCAAGCTCTCAGGATTGAACAGGCCGAACGAAGGGGTGAGAAGGCTCCCGTTGGTGAAGGAAGCTTTGTTAAGCCTGGCGCTCCTGAGGGTACcattttctccatctcccgACCCGAGAAGTTTGGTGGTGACATTCACTTCAAGAGTTACGAGGAGCTCGAGAAGGCATACGTTGCTGGTGATATTCACCCTGGAGACTTAAAAACTGGTGTTCAGGAGGCTCTGATTCAATTCTTGGGTCCGATTAGGAAGTCTTTCGACGAAGACAAAGAGTGGCAGGAGGTCGAGAGGACGGCTTATCCCAGCTCTTCTGTTGCCCCCACTGCCGAGGAGCCCAAGAAGGCG aagaagaaggatgtcAGGTCCAAGCCCCCTACCGAGGAAGAGCGCGCGGCTCTCCGAGCtgcaaaggagaaggagaaggctgctAAGGCCGCTGCTAAGGCCGTCAATGAAGGCACTGCCCCTCCTGTTCCCCCTATTGAGGACATCACTGCTTCCCAACTTGCCCAAAGCTCCAAGGATGCTGTCCAGATCACCACAAGCAATGCAACCAGCAGCTGCGTCACCAGTACCAACTTGTCCAAGTTAAAGCTTTTGGCCAAGGGTAAGGTCAGGGACATCTACGCTTTGCCTGGtaaggaagacgaagacaAGCTCCTGTTTGTTGCTACCGACAGAATGAGCGCTTTCGACGTCATCATGAACAAT GGTATCCCTTCAAAAGGTATCACTCTTACCAcactctctctcttctggtttgacaagctcaagaaCATCATTCCCAACCACGTCCTCCACCCCTCTCCTTCGGCATGCTTCTCTACCCCTGCCCAGGCTTGGGAGCAATTCCCCAGGAGCTTGGACGAGTACAGAGATCAACTTGAAGGTCGAAGCATGATAGTGAAGAAATGTGAGGTTGTGAAGATCGAGGCTATCGTCAGAGGCTACATTACTG GATCTGCTTGGTCCGAGTACAAGAAGTCTCAGACCATCCACGGTATCCAGATGCCTGCCGGTTTGGTCGAGTCTCAAAAGCTCCCCAAGGCACTTTTCACCCCTTCCACCAAGGCCGATCAGGGCGAGCATGATGAGAACATTCACCCTGACAAGG TCAAGGACATTTGCGGTCCCGAGCTCGCCGCGAAGATCGAGAAGGCTGCCATTCAGCTCTACACCGAAGCCGCTGCTTACGCCCTTGAGCGTGGGGTGATCCTCGCCGACACCAAGTTTGAGTTTGGCCTCCTCCCCGACCCATCATCCCCCAACAAGAccaccctcatcctcatcgacGAGGTCCTGACTCCCGATTCTTCCAGGTACTGGGCTGCCGCCGATTACGTCGTTGGCCAGCCTCAGCCTTCATTTGACAAGCAGTACCTCCGTGACTGGTTGATCAAAGAGGGCCTGAGGGGTAAAGAAGATGTGACTCTTCCTGAACACGTCGTTAGCGAGACTAGAAGCAAGTACGAGGAGGCTAGGGATAGGGTCATGGGACTCGGAGAGTTTGGCAAGCACGGTCAGAAGGGAAAGATTGCGGGTGATGAGGTCGCGTTGCAGACTGACCAGGCTGCCGGTGCTATCGAGGAAGAGGCCAGAAAGCAGCTCTAA
- a CDS encoding hypothetical protein (Match to ESTs gb|CF194766.1|CF194766, gb|CF194965.1|CF194965, gb|CF194767.1|CF194767; Similar to gi|46097120|gb|EAK82353.1| hypothetical protein UM01600.1 [Ustilago maydis 521], FASTA scores: opt: 2074, E(): 1.1e-133, (80.645% identity (95.430% similar) in 372 aa overlap (4-375:5-375)); HMMPfam hit to Actin, Actin, score: 587.8, E(): 8.3e-174): protein MATEFDDVLTNQPVVIDNGSGNIKAGFAGEEQPSCYIPSFVGRPKHPRVMAGAIQDNLFIGRRAQEFRGLLKIKYPMEHGVVMDWDDMERIWGWVYGEGLKALSEEHPVLLTEAPLNPRQNRDIAAQIFFETFNVPAFFTSVQAVLSLYSSGRTTGIVLDSGDGVTHAVPVFEGFSMPHAVRRIDLAGRDITDHLQLLLRKAGHNLHTSAEKEVVRTIKEKTCYLALNPAKEEKDQGGAWEEFKLPDGKVIQLGTERFLAPEILFNPELVGQEYPGVHQVIVDSINRTDLDLRKSLFSNIVLSGGSTLCTGFGDRLLNEVKKLAVKDVKLKIYAPPERKYSTWIGGSILAGLSTFKKMWVSADEYKEDPDIIHKKAF from the exons ATGGCCACAGAATTCGATGATGT TCTCACAAATCAACCAGTTGTCATTGACAAT GGTTCCGGCAATATCAAAGCTGGTTTCGCTGGAGAGGAGCAACCATCGTGTTATATTCCTTCATT TGTGGGTCGACCAAAACACCCTCGTGTGATGGCAGGAGCTATTCAGGACAACCTTTTCATCGGTCGACGAGCACAAGAGTTCAGGGGATTGTTAAAGATCAAATACCCAATGGAGCATGGTGTGGTAATGGACTGGGATGATATGGAACGGATATGGGGCTGGGTCTATGGTGAAGGATTAAAAGCGTTAAGTGAAGAA CACCCTGTGTTACTTACTGAAGCACCGCTCAACCCTAGACAAAACCGAGATATAGCCGCCCAAATCTTTTTCGAAACTTTCAACGTCCCGGCCTTTTTCACCTCTGTCCAAGCCGTTCTCTCTCTTTACTCTTCTGGCCGCACGACCGGTATCGTCCTCGATTCTGGCGATGGTGTCACCCATGCCGTTCCCGTGTTCGAAGGTTTCTCTATGCCCCATGCTGTTAGGCGTATAGACCTTGCCGGGCGAGACATAACAGACCACCTTCAATTGTTGTTACGGAAAGCAGGGCATAACCTTCACACATCAGCGGAAAAGGAAGTGGTGAGGACgatcaaggagaagacttGTTACTTAGCATTGAATCCAgcgaaagaggagaaagatcAGGGTGGGGCATGGGAAGAATTCAAATTGCCCGATGGAAAGGTGATACAGCTAGGGACGGAACGATTCCTTGCACCCGAAATCTTGTTCAACCCCGAGCTGGTGGGGCAAGAGTATCCAGGTGTCCACCAA GTAATTGTTGACTCTATCAATCGAACCGACCTCGACCTTCGAAAATCTCTTTTCAGCAACATTGTCCTTTCCGGCGGTTCCACGTTGTGTACTGGTTTCGGTGACAGATTACTAAATGAAGTCAAGAAACTTGCTGTGAAAGATGTTAAGCTAAAGATTTATGCTCCTCCAGAACGAAAG TACTCGACCTGGATAGGAGGAAGTATCCTTGCCGGTCTCAGTACATTCAAGAAGATGTGGGTATCGGCGGATGAATACAAAGAAGACCCGGATATCATCCACAAGAAGGCATTTTAA
- a CDS encoding hypothetical protein (Similar to gi|40741855|gb|EAA61045.1| hypothetical protein AN4967.2 [Aspergillus nidulans FGSC A4], FASTA scores: opt: 351, E(): 1.2e-12, (30.541% identity (55.676% similar) in 370 aa overlap (13-377:3-311)); HMMPfam hit to SurE, Survival protein SurE, score: -3.0, E(): 3.9e-10), whose translation MPQLKTYSEKPVVLLTNDDGPPCASSPNIYAFCKLLQSRLGWDVRVVIPDCQKSCQRRVGKSYAISDIVTANYFYPLEPDGLKGEITQTRRPLKEGESMEWVLLSGTPATCANIALHNIYPGQIDLVISGPNHGRNSSTAFALSSGTLGATLAASLSVPIPGPLTSPSLHEDHMPCIAISYGVVTRPVSDRVLELATETAVDVCQQLFDNWGEDKEVGGKGLVPIYSINIPLVEAALEKNERKIVSTEMWRNAYGRLFKTTKLSKALYDPGDDPVQIAHGYMKSQDKPNTVQTSTSLPSHPHTSKTSTAGPAALPTPAPPSPITPKNTKDEEQQLKFHFAPNMHPLLFPPEGSVPEGTDAWAFAKGWISVTPMRAEYACLGAASIE comes from the exons ATGCCTCAGCTCAAGACATACAGCGAGAAGCCAGTCGTTCTTTTGACC AATGACGATGGTCCTCCATGcgcctcctctcccaatATTTATGCATTCTGCAAACTCCTTCAGTCACGTCTCGGGTGGGACGTACGAGTAGTCATCCCTGACTGCCAGAAATCTTG CCAACGCAGGGTCGGAAAGTCATATGCTATTAGTGACATCGTCACTGCCAACTACTTCTATCCGCTTG AACCGGATGGATTGAAAGGAGAAATAACTCAGACTCGCCGTCCgctgaaagaaggagagtcAATGGAATGGGTTCTTCTATCTGGA ACTCCCGCAACATGCGCCAACATCGCACTGCACAACATTTACCCTGGCCAGATCGACCTTGTCATCTCCGGTCCTAATC ATGGCCGTAACTCCTCAACAGCATTCGCCCTCTCGTCCGGTACTCTTGGCGCTACCCTTGCCGCTTCCCTCTCTGTCCCTATTCCCGGTCCCTTGACCTCCCCGTCCTTACATGAAGACCACATGCCCTGTATAGCCATCTCTTACGGTGTCGTCACCCGTCCAGTTTCCGATAGAGTTCTTGAACTCGCAACCGAGACAGCGGTGGATGTGTGCCAGCAGTTATTCGATAACTGGGgagaagataaagaagtGGGTGGGAAGGGACTTGTGCCGATATATAGCATCAATATACCGCTTGTCGAGGCGGCTCTTGAGAAGAACGAGAGAAAGATAGTGTCAACAGAGATGTGGAGAAATGCGTATGGGCGATTATTCAAGACTACTAAACT GTCAAAAGCGTTGTACGATCCCGGAGATGACCCCGTCCAGATTGCTCATGGCTATATGAAGAGCCAAGACAAGCCCAACACCGTACagacctccacctccctcccatctcatccacatACCTCTAAAACATCCACTGCCGGCCCCGCCGCGCTCCCGACTCCTGCCCCACCATCCCCAATCACGCCCAAAAACACgaaggacgaggagcaACAGCTCAAGTTCCACTTTGCGCCCAACATGCACCCGTTACTATTTCCACCTGAAGGGAGTGTGCCTGAAGGCACAGATGCGTGGGCGTTCGCAAAAGGATGGATCAGTGTGACGCCTATGAGAGCCGAGTATGCTTGTTTGGGAGCGGCAAGTATCGAGTAA